The following are encoded together in the Methanobrevibacter sp. genome:
- a CDS encoding right-handed parallel beta-helix repeat-containing protein, whose protein sequence is MIKKLSILVLLLVILLSVGAVSASEYVNMTDDESNSDVLKISDTDDMTSESSSHTINQSNYLKYFDTKGNLIDSTVNSRDTIYLDGAFSNLKFTINKPVNIIGTSTNDIKNCFITLTSGASGSSITNLKIANTKDETYGIFLNSANNCTVQNCNIVNTGKSSYCICVANGAMYNTVTDNYLKTYGITYGHGSFTRSTPTLILSSAYYNYVANNHVESDDANGIYLSSYSGGPLNGGNSNFNIIYNNTLHYNVLPTSWSWGIQVMGNNNTIKSNTVIGSYRGVSTAGSGNIIIENKIINLTGADFNHPNVETGGEYGIVASYDSYVANNEIIGAKVISTGAGISAIDNSIVENNVVNVTLKGRGIAAGGSNVVIQDNVVYTEVGSGIYEKDEGSGLLVKANNITSHSGVGILIEQVSPKRMPKNVTIINNIVLTTNKYSIDASGVQADTSVIENNIVSTLINSPSGVIDTSKPSYTYKGKTIYITPDNIRDYINENGGLTSEVNNSDILSFSGSFSNEVIYITKSVKITGNNPIFYNSTFKVTSGNVLIENLTIINKYAERVNAWGIFVNQAPGVRIVNNRITVNDPKASYAIYVLESTDVDVWNNYLASEGDYLTFTLLSYASEGCNFANNTIYTIGTGNAYKFSPEKCIDGNELVINGRSYCLDGEEVVIDGNKYCLDGNELYINGVSYCLDGNELVIDGNKYCLDGNEFVIGGTSYCLDGNELVINGTSYTLNKDVLVINGTSYCLDGEEVVIDGNKYCLDGNEVFINGVSYCIDGNELVINGTTYCLDGSESATSGFHIVSEIYQTYGILLLYSSNSIISGNDVNVTSNLQSTYSHIGNESSQNSLVGIDLYFNCHNNTVSNNNVFITGNDNYIYGMGVLGYYTGHSAPEGQGATDNYFIANKINLEGLYCVEGIIIGDESEDTIIKDNVINIKSSCVSYGVYFEMSQMSTVDSNNISLDSQVIYGIIGYDSSNNTIINNYVVANAYDAYGMLFSNGKYNLISGNEIHANGNGKDITFLNTDSLGYGNAGVYLKSNSTNNLIEDNKVTSLKGYAILLDSVAVDNVVYDNYLVGENTSGNGAVYDSRNNDVSDNYRYIAVPSASSINVPYWGTGVFKVTFDKNVDGGVVKFFDADNICFDEAVVSNGVASATYEFDSSYVPAQYLFSAEFSKEDFKSISFNIGVSISKGNIIINVINVSAEQGSDVNITAEVFDELGNPIKGAEVKFNRVTSANRLAIMGTAITNNEGIATLVYNVPVSLAVGSHEIVSEVSDVEKYNDADTSSTMDVIKKVSITGGKNYSVYYGNTVTYKVRILDANGKAVGAGEKVTFKINGKTKVVSTNSNGYASYSVKLAAGKYTITAQCCAKKVSNTITFKPTLTAKDVTQKKGKVAKFTVKLVDKNGKILKNKKINFSIKNKKYTAKTNAKGISTLSIKNLSVGKYTISSSYGGCTIKNTITIKK, encoded by the coding sequence ATGATAAAAAAATTAAGCATATTAGTTTTATTATTGGTTATTTTATTATCTGTAGGGGCGGTAAGCGCTTCCGAGTATGTAAACATGACTGATGATGAATCTAATTCGGATGTGTTGAAGATTTCCGATACTGATGATATGACGTCAGAATCTTCTTCTCACACTATCAATCAAAGCAATTATTTAAAATATTTTGATACTAAGGGGAATTTAATAGATTCAACTGTGAATTCAAGAGACACTATTTATTTGGATGGTGCTTTCTCTAACTTGAAATTCACAATCAATAAACCGGTAAACATTATCGGAACTTCCACCAATGATATTAAAAATTGTTTCATTACATTGACAAGTGGAGCATCTGGAAGTTCAATAACTAATTTGAAGATTGCCAATACTAAAGATGAGACTTATGGGATATTTTTAAACTCTGCTAATAATTGTACTGTTCAGAATTGTAATATAGTCAACACAGGTAAGTCTTCATACTGTATTTGTGTAGCCAATGGGGCAATGTACAATACCGTCACTGATAACTATTTGAAAACATATGGTATAACATATGGTCATGGTAGTTTTACACGATCCACACCTACATTAATCTTAAGTAGTGCCTATTATAATTATGTGGCTAATAACCATGTTGAATCTGATGATGCGAATGGTATTTATTTGTCCAGTTACTCTGGAGGTCCATTAAATGGAGGCAACTCCAATTTTAATATTATTTACAATAATACCCTCCATTATAATGTTTTACCAACTTCATGGTCATGGGGTATTCAAGTAATGGGAAATAACAATACTATAAAATCCAATACTGTAATCGGAAGTTATAGGGGTGTTTCCACTGCAGGTAGCGGAAATATTATAATTGAAAACAAAATTATCAACCTTACTGGTGCAGATTTTAATCATCCTAATGTTGAAACCGGTGGAGAATATGGAATTGTAGCTTCCTATGATTCATATGTTGCAAATAATGAGATTATCGGCGCTAAAGTAATTTCTACTGGTGCAGGAATCTCAGCTATTGACAATTCTATTGTAGAGAATAATGTCGTTAATGTTACTTTAAAAGGTAGAGGTATTGCAGCAGGAGGTTCTAATGTAGTTATTCAAGATAATGTTGTATATACTGAAGTTGGATCCGGAATTTATGAAAAAGATGAAGGTTCTGGTTTATTAGTTAAAGCAAATAACATTACTTCACACTCAGGTGTTGGAATTCTAATAGAGCAAGTGAGCCCAAAAAGAATGCCGAAGAACGTGACAATAATCAACAATATTGTTTTAACTACTAACAAATATTCAATAGATGCCAGTGGTGTACAGGCTGATACTTCCGTAATAGAAAATAACATAGTTTCAACCTTAATAAATTCACCTTCAGGTGTTATTGACACATCAAAACCATCTTACACATATAAAGGAAAGACCATCTACATCACTCCGGACAATATCCGTGATTATATTAATGAGAATGGTGGATTAACATCTGAAGTAAACAATAGTGATATTTTAAGCTTCTCCGGAAGTTTTTCAAACGAAGTAATATATATCACAAAAAGTGTTAAAATCACTGGAAATAACCCTATATTCTATAATTCAACATTCAAAGTAACTTCCGGCAATGTTTTAATTGAAAATTTAACAATCATCAATAAATATGCAGAAAGAGTAAATGCTTGGGGTATATTTGTTAACCAGGCTCCGGGCGTTAGAATAGTAAATAATAGAATCACTGTTAATGACCCTAAGGCGTCTTATGCAATTTATGTCTTGGAATCAACTGATGTTGATGTCTGGAATAATTATTTAGCTTCAGAAGGAGATTATTTGACATTCACTTTACTTTCTTATGCTTCTGAAGGATGTAATTTTGCCAATAACACAATTTACACTATTGGAACTGGAAATGCATATAAGTTCAGTCCTGAAAAATGTATTGACGGCAATGAATTGGTAATCAATGGCAGATCATATTGTCTTGACGGTGAGGAAGTTGTAATCGATGGTAACAAATACTGTTTGGATGGCAATGAATTATACATAAACGGTGTTTCCTATTGTCTTGATGGTAATGAACTAGTCATTGATGGTAACAAATACTGTTTGGATGGTAACGAGTTTGTCATTGGCGGCACTAGCTATTGTCTTGATGGTAATGAATTAGTAATCAACGGTACTTCCTACACTCTAAACAAGGATGTGCTTGTAATTAATGGAACCAGTTATTGCCTTGATGGTGAGGAAGTTGTAATTGATGGTAACAAATACTGTTTGGACGGTAATGAAGTATTCATTAATGGTGTTTCCTATTGCATTGACGGCAATGAGCTAGTAATTAACGGAACAACTTACTGTTTGGATGGCAGTGAATCAGCAACCAGTGGATTCCACATAGTTTCAGAAATTTATCAAACCTATGGAATTTTATTGTTGTACTCATCTAATAGTATAATTTCTGGAAACGACGTAAATGTCACTTCAAACTTGCAAAGTACATATTCACATATTGGAAACGAGTCTTCCCAGAATTCATTGGTGGGAATTGATTTGTATTTCAACTGTCATAACAACACTGTTTCAAACAATAACGTTTTTATTACAGGTAACGACAATTACATTTATGGTATGGGCGTTTTAGGCTATTACACCGGACATTCAGCTCCTGAAGGTCAAGGTGCTACAGACAATTACTTCATCGCAAACAAGATTAATCTTGAAGGATTGTATTGTGTTGAAGGAATAATCATCGGTGATGAATCTGAAGACACAATAATAAAAGATAATGTGATAAACATCAAATCAAGTTGCGTTAGTTACGGCGTTTACTTTGAAATGTCTCAGATGTCAACTGTCGACAGCAATAATATTTCATTGGATTCACAGGTCATTTATGGTATCATAGGATACGATTCAAGCAATAACACTATAATCAATAATTACGTTGTAGCAAATGCTTATGATGCCTATGGAATGCTATTTTCAAACGGTAAATATAACCTGATTTCAGGCAATGAAATTCATGCAAACGGAAACGGTAAGGACATCACATTTTTAAATACAGATTCTCTCGGTTATGGCAATGCTGGTGTGTATCTCAAATCAAACTCTACCAACAATCTAATTGAAGACAACAAGGTCACCTCACTTAAAGGGTATGCAATCTTACTTGATAGTGTAGCCGTTGACAATGTGGTTTATGACAATTATCTGGTTGGAGAGAATACTTCAGGCAACGGTGCCGTATATGATTCCAGAAACAATGACGTATCTGATAATTACAGATACATTGCAGTTCCGTCAGCTTCAAGCATCAATGTTCCATATTGGGGCACTGGCGTTTTCAAAGTGACCTTTGACAAGAATGTTGATGGAGGAGTTGTAAAATTCTTCGATGCTGACAATATCTGTTTTGATGAGGCAGTTGTATCAAATGGCGTTGCCAGTGCAACTTATGAATTCGACTCCTCATATGTTCCGGCTCAGTATTTGTTCTCAGCCGAATTTTCAAAAGAGGATTTCAAGTCCATTAGTTTCAATATTGGTGTTTCCATTTCCAAAGGAAATATCATAATCAACGTGATAAACGTTTCTGCAGAGCAAGGATCTGATGTGAATATTACTGCGGAAGTATTTGATGAGCTTGGAAATCCAATCAAAGGAGCGGAAGTTAAATTCAATCGTGTAACTTCAGCCAATAGGCTTGCTATTATGGGAACTGCCATAACAAACAATGAGGGTATTGCTACACTCGTTTATAATGTGCCTGTATCTTTGGCTGTTGGATCACATGAAATTGTTTCTGAGGTATCCGATGTAGAAAAGTATAATGATGCGGACACTTCTTCCACTATGGATGTTATTAAAAAGGTTTCAATCACCGGCGGTAAAAACTATTCTGTATATTACGGCAATACCGTAACTTACAAAGTCAGAATTCTTGATGCCAACGGCAAAGCGGTTGGAGCAGGCGAGAAAGTAACATTTAAAATTAATGGAAAAACTAAGGTTGTATCAACTAACAGTAATGGTTATGCATCTTATTCCGTAAAGTTAGCTGCCGGTAAATACACAATCACAGCGCAATGCTGCGCTAAAAAGGTATCAAATACAATTACCTTCAAACCTACTTTAACAGCTAAAGATGTTACTCAGAAAAAAGGAAAAGTTGCAAAATTCACCGTGAAATTAGTTGACAAAAACGGTAAGATCTTGAAGAATAAAAAGATTAACTTCAGCATCAAAAATAAGAAATACACTGCAAAAACCAATGCCAAAGGTATCTCCACCTTATCCATTAAGAATTTAAGTGTGGGCAAATATACCATATCCTCCTCTTACGGTGGATGCACAATTAAAAATACCATTACAATTAAAAAATAA